The Oncorhynchus nerka isolate Pitt River linkage group LG12, Oner_Uvic_2.0, whole genome shotgun sequence genome includes a region encoding these proteins:
- the tmem121aa gene encoding transmembrane protein 121 produces the protein MVLPQPDKRHVCLTTMVVMTSMAFMDAYLVEQNQGPRKIGVCIIVLVGDICFLIVLRYVAVWVGAEVKTAKRGYAMILWFLYIFVLEIKLYFVFQNYKADRKSLETVARKALTLLLSVCVPGLYLVLVALDSMEYVRTFRKKEDMRGRLFWVALDLLDVLDIQANLWEPQRTGLPIWAEGLMFFYCYILLLILPCVSLSEISVQGEHVSPQKMMLYPVLSLVTINIVTIMIRGVNMVLFQDSRVSTIFIGKNVVAIATKACTFLEYRRQVKEFPPQDPSMAGIALELQQGNSVGHNHGHNQTLPNATTSLPDEPSPTEVIDT, from the exons ATGGTGTTGCCGCAGCCAGACAAGCGTCATGTGTGCCTgaccacaatggtggtcatgaccaGCATGGCCTTTATGGATGCCTACCTAGTAGAGCAGAACCAAGGGCCCAGGAAG ATCGGGGTGTGCATAATCGTGCTGGTGGGAGACATCTGTTTCCTCATCGTGCTGCGCTATGTGGCAGTTTGGGTCGGGGCCGAGGTAAAAACTGCCAAGCGTGGCTATGCCATGATCCTCTGGTTCCTCTACATCTTCGTCCTGGAGATCAAACTCTACTTCGTCTTCCAG AACTACAAGGCGGACAGGAAGAGCCTGGAGACGGTGGCCCGCAAGGCTCTAACCTTACTCCTCTCTGTGTGCGTCCCGGGGCTGTACCTGGTCCTTGTTGCTCTGGACAGCATGGAGTATGTGAGAACCTTCCGGAAGAAGGAGGACATGCGGGGGAGGCTGTTCTGGGTGGCCCTGGACCTGCTGGATGTTCTGGACATCCAGGCCAACCTGTGGGAGCCCCAGCGGACGGGCCTACCCATCTGGGCCGAGGGACTGATGTTCTTCTACTGCTACATCCTCCTCCTTATCCTgccctgtgtctccctgtctgagatcagtgtccagggggagCACGTCTCGCCCCAGAAGATGATGCTGTACCCTGTTCTTAGTCTTGTTACCATAAACATAGTGACAATCATGATCCGTGGGGTCAACATGGTGCTGTTCCAGGATAGTAGGGTTTCCACAATCTTCATAGGGAAGAACGTGGTGGCCATAGCCACGAAGGCCTGTACGTTTCTGGAGTACAGGAGGCAGGTGAAGGAGTTCCCTCCACAGGACCCTAGCATGGCAGGTATAGCATTAGAGCTGCAGCAAGGGAACTCTGTGGGTCACAACCACGGGCACAACCAGACCTTGCCCAATGCCACCACTAGCCTCCCCGACGAACCCTCACCGACCGAGGTCATAGACACATGA
- the pth2 gene encoding LOW QUALITY PROTEIN: tuberoinfundibular peptide of 39 residues (The sequence of the model RefSeq protein was modified relative to this genomic sequence to represent the inferred CDS: inserted 2 bases in 1 codon; deleted 1 base in 1 codon; substituted 1 base at 1 genomic stop codon), producing MAGLAPPAASRPXLLLTLMAITLVSSSYPQPRLRPIHRGTSPGDPGDKREYWEVLWPSISLRDRSKQMMSAPDFGAAKSKAELLGEQWLPMVGQSQMDEDMAKGWLGGDWALQGSINEKRNIVVADDAAFREKSKLLTAIXRKKWLNSYMQKLLVVNSQ from the exons ATGGCTGGCTTGGCTCCTCCTGCTGCCTCACGCCC CCTGCTGCTGACCCTAATGGCCATAACTCTGGTGTCCTCTAGCTACCCTCAGCCACGCCTCCGACCCATACACAG AGGCACCTCTCCAGGCGATCCAGGAGACAAGAGGGAGTATTGGGAGGTTCTCTGGCCCTCCATCTCGCTCCGTGATCGGAGCAAGCAGATGATGTCAGCCCCAGACTTTGGTGCGGCCAAGAGCAAGGCAGAGCTCCTGGGGGAGCAGTGGCTCCCAATGGTGGGCCAGTCGCAGATGGACGAGGACATGGCCaagggctggctgggt ggtgacTGGGCTCTGCAGGGATCTATCAATGAGAAGAGGAACATCGTGGTGGCAGATGATGCAGCGTTCAGGGAGAAGAGTAAGCTGCTAACCGCCATTTAGAGAAAGAAGTGGCTTAACTCCTATATGCAGAAACTGTTGGTTGTCAACTCCCAGTAG